In Puntigrus tetrazona isolate hp1 chromosome 18, ASM1883169v1, whole genome shotgun sequence, one genomic interval encodes:
- the ppp6r2b gene encoding serine/threonine-protein phosphatase 6 regulatory subunit 2 isoform X1, protein MFWKFDLHNSSQIEKLLEKEDVTLQELLDEEDVLQECKAQNQRLLLFLTRDSSMLELLSLITHEPPADREEKLRYKYANVACELLTCDVSPINDKVGGDESLMNKLYSFLEQKSALNPLLASFFSKAFGNLITRKTEQVIGFLKSKEDFLGQVLKHLDTSAMMDMVLRLISSVEPVCLRHEVLAWLNEERLIQRLIELIHPHSDSETQSNASQALCDIIRLSRDQASLLQETSDTDPLLTTLELQQNVEALLKNMFEGEKSEVCIVNGTQVLLALLETRRPGVEQVIDPCSQGSEKSYTVNNSILMGIQPHLKNFQHLLLNPPKKCVMLTTMGVLEEPFGNARLHAARLMAALLYTRAPRIHLELCQLNMINLLLDLFFKFSWNNFLHIQVEHCVSAILNQTTLNGKTHDSPDQIQLETQDTQNSDKSDMFTRCDVIKHLLKDCRLVQRILDAWEENDKIQEAGGMRKGYMGHLTRIANIVVQNAEREQEQTQIAELIKELPEDYKAHWEQFVNETLTETNKKNTADLVFSDYQIQQMTANFVDQFGLNDDEFGDHDGSISATFDRITEIKFNLVDEGASSAIFETRTKERIRPFDDAEEEEDIWEDKEINYATQVKARSRFGLVTNAQKSEADGGPRRRLGSPDMEWFPETKQSQENAKNQEMDKQSSDLQSPGWIASFEDDFSCRDFASIAMDTGSSVWGSSTTQLSETEEKGWATFTDFQPFCCSDAGPRCSSPVDSENPNKPSQNEEIKGSSACVWSVCGARKAPLVASDSSSSGSDSEEEEDRTNIITESVATANARDGVKLSVDAKNEKAVFISDTNARATGGVATDVMATGTITGTQSPKEQKGDSSSNGPM, encoded by the exons ATGTTCTGGAAGTTTGACCTGCACAACTCCTCTCAGATTGAGAAGCTCTTGGAGAAGGAGGACGTGACCCTACAGGAGCTGCTGGATGAAGAAGATGTGCTGCAGGAGTGCAAGGCCCAGAATCAGcgcctcctcctcttcctcactcGGGACAGCAGCATGCTGGAGCTCCTCAGCCTCATCACGCACGAGCCCCCTGCTGACCGGGAGGAGAAACTGCGTTACAA GTATGCTAATGTAGCATGTGAGTTGTTAACATGCGACGTGTCACCCATCAACGATAAAGTTGGTGGAGACGAGTCTCTGATGAACAAACTCTATAGTTTCCTAGAGCAGAAGTCAGCACTGAATCCTCTACTGGCTTCCTTCTTTAGCAAGGCCTTTGGCAACCTCATCACCCGCAAGACAGAGCAG GTGATTGGCTTCCTAAAGAGCAAGGAGGATTTCTTAGGGCAGGTGTTGAAACACTTGGACACGTCGGCTATGATGGATATGGTGCTGCGTCTCATTAGCAGCGTGGAGCCCGTCTGTCTCAGACATGAAGTGCTTGCC tGGCTGAACGAAGAGAGGCTGATCCAGAGACTAATTGAGCTGATACATCCTCACAGCGACAGTGAG ACGCAGTCGAACGCATCTCAGGCGCTTTGTGATATCATCCGTCTGAGCAGAGATCAGGCCAGTCTGCTTCAGGAGACGTCAGATACCGACCCTCTGCTAACAACACTGGAGCT acagCAGAACGTTGAGGCCCTATTGAAGAACATGTTTGAAGGGGAAAAGAGTGAAGTGTGCATTGTTAACGGAACTCAAGTTTTACTCGCACTGTTGGAAACTCGTAGACCAGG TGTTGAGCAGGTGATTGACCCATGCTCTCAGGGATCGGAAAAGTCTTACACTGTAAACAACAGCATTCTAATGGGCATCCAGCCACATCTAAAGAACTTCCAACACCTTCTGTTAAACCCACCCAAG AAATGTGTGATGTTGACCACGATGGGCGTTTTGGAGGAGCCGTTTGGCAACGCTCGACTGCATGCAGCCAGACTGATGGCTGCTCTTCTGTACACCAGAGCTCCCAGAATCCACCTCGAGCTCTGCCAACTGAACATGATCAACCTGCTGCTG gatttgttttttaaattctcCTGGAATAATTTCCTACACATCCAAGTAGAGCACTGCGTCTCTGCCATCCTTAACCAGACGACACTGAATGGAAAAACACACGACAGTCCAGATCAGATTCAGCTGGAAACACAAGATACACAAAACTCAGACAAATCTGACATGTTCACACGCTGCGACGTGATAAAGCAT ctgctGAAGGACTGCAGGCTGGTTCAGAGGATTTTGGATGCTTGGgaggaaaatgacaaaataca GGAAGCTGGAGGCATGAGAAAAGGTTATATGGGTCATCTGACCAGGATTGCCAACATAGTGGTGCAGAATGCAGAGAGAGAACAGGAACAGACCCAAATCGCAGAGCTAATAAAAG AGCTACCAGAGGACTATAAAGCACATTGGGAGCAGTTTGTGAATGAAACGCTAACCGAAACTAACAAGAAGAACACAGCAGACTTG GTGTTCTCAGATTATCAGATCCAGCAGATGACGGCGAACTTTGTTGATCAGTTTGGACTGAATGATGATGAATTCGGAGACCATGACGGCAGCATCAG CGCCACATTTGATCGAATCACAGAGATCAAATTTAACCTAGTGGATGAGGGG GCGAGCTCTGCCATCTTCGAGACTCGCACGAAGGAGCGAATCCGGCCATTTGATGACGCCGAGGAAGAGGAAGATATTTGGGAGGATAAAGAAATCAACTATGCAACACAAGTGAAAGCCAGAAGCAG GTTCGGACTGGTGACAAACGCCCAGAAGAGCGAGGCGGACGGCGGCCCTCGCAGACGTCTGGGGTCACCCGACATGGAGTGGTTTCCGGAGACCAAACAATCTCAAGAAAACGCCAAGAACCAGGAAATGGACAAGCAGTCCAGCGATCTGCAAA GTCCTGGCTGGATTGCGAGTTTTGAAGATGACTTTAGCTGTCGGGATTTCGCGAGTATCGCCATGGATACGGGCTCCAGCGTGTGGGGGAGCTCTACCACTCAGCTCAGCGAGACGGAGGAGAAGGGATGGGCCACCTTCACAGACTTCCAGCCCTTCTGCTG TTCAGATGCAGGACCCAGATGCAGTTCGCCCGTGGACTCGGAAAATCCAAACAAACCCAGCCAAAATGAAGAAA TTAAAGGCTCGTCAgcgtgtgtgtggagtgtgtgtgggGCGAGGAAGGCTCCGCTGGTGGCGTCTGACAGCAGCTCCAGTGGGTCAGAcagcgaggaagaggaggaccGGACCAACATCATCACAGAGAGCGTCGCCACAGCCAATGCCAGGGACGGCGTTAAACTCAGTGTAGACGCAAAAAATGAGAAGGCAGTCTTCATCAG TGACACTAATGCCAGAGCAACAGGTGGCGTGGCAACAGATGTCATGGCAACAGGAACCATCACTGGTACTCAGTCACCCAAGGAGCAGAA AGGCGACTCCAGTAGTAACGGGCCGATGTAA
- the ppp6r2b gene encoding serine/threonine-protein phosphatase 6 regulatory subunit 2 isoform X2 codes for MFWKFDLHNSSQIEKLLEKEDVTLQELLDEEDVLQECKAQNQRLLLFLTRDSSMLELLSLITHEPPADREEKLRYKYANVACELLTCDVSPINDKVGGDESLMNKLYSFLEQKSALNPLLASFFSKAFGNLITRKTEQVIGFLKSKEDFLGQVLKHLDTSAMMDMVLRLISSVEPVCLRHEVLAWLNEERLIQRLIELIHPHSDSETQSNASQALCDIIRLSRDQASLLQETSDTDPLLTTLELQQNVEALLKNMFEGEKSEVCIVNGTQVLLALLETRRPGVEQVIDPCSQGSEKSYTVNNSILMGIQPHLKNFQHLLLNPPKKCVMLTTMGVLEEPFGNARLHAARLMAALLYTRAPRIHLELCQLNMINLLLDLFFKFSWNNFLHIQVEHCVSAILNQTTLNGKTHDSPDQIQLETQDTQNSDKSDMFTRCDVIKHLLKDCRLVQRILDAWEENDKIQEAGGMRKGYMGHLTRIANIVVQNAEREQEQTQIAELIKELPEDYKAHWEQFVNETLTETNKKNTADLVFSDYQIQQMTANFVDQFGLNDDEFGDHDGSISATFDRITEIKFNLVDEGASSAIFETRTKERIRPFDDAEEEEDIWEDKEINYATQVKARSRFGLVTNAQKSEADGGPRRRLGSPDMEWFPETKQSQENAKNQEMDKQSSDLQSPGWIASFEDDFSCRDFASIAMDTGSSVWGSSTTQLSETEEKGWATFTDFQPFCCSDAGPRCSSPVDSENPNKPSQNEEIKGSSACVWSVCGARKAPLVASDSSSSGSDSEEEEDRTNIITESVATANARDGVKLSVDAKNEKAVFIRKNNSLHIVPSAEVKPYLKDHFLSRRVTDLDLLTLSALPHGLDQQEWIATNTVSFFQHTTLFFSALSDCCSMTTCPAKNSGNIIYEWTDDQGKKLKCSAPIYIDYALSYIQEILTDERVFPTKAGSAFPSGFMFLIQKIFAMLFRTLAHLFSVHYQEAIAVEIHPHLNTLFTHFITFSHMFRLLEPSETAPIDELIAVLTH; via the exons ATGTTCTGGAAGTTTGACCTGCACAACTCCTCTCAGATTGAGAAGCTCTTGGAGAAGGAGGACGTGACCCTACAGGAGCTGCTGGATGAAGAAGATGTGCTGCAGGAGTGCAAGGCCCAGAATCAGcgcctcctcctcttcctcactcGGGACAGCAGCATGCTGGAGCTCCTCAGCCTCATCACGCACGAGCCCCCTGCTGACCGGGAGGAGAAACTGCGTTACAA GTATGCTAATGTAGCATGTGAGTTGTTAACATGCGACGTGTCACCCATCAACGATAAAGTTGGTGGAGACGAGTCTCTGATGAACAAACTCTATAGTTTCCTAGAGCAGAAGTCAGCACTGAATCCTCTACTGGCTTCCTTCTTTAGCAAGGCCTTTGGCAACCTCATCACCCGCAAGACAGAGCAG GTGATTGGCTTCCTAAAGAGCAAGGAGGATTTCTTAGGGCAGGTGTTGAAACACTTGGACACGTCGGCTATGATGGATATGGTGCTGCGTCTCATTAGCAGCGTGGAGCCCGTCTGTCTCAGACATGAAGTGCTTGCC tGGCTGAACGAAGAGAGGCTGATCCAGAGACTAATTGAGCTGATACATCCTCACAGCGACAGTGAG ACGCAGTCGAACGCATCTCAGGCGCTTTGTGATATCATCCGTCTGAGCAGAGATCAGGCCAGTCTGCTTCAGGAGACGTCAGATACCGACCCTCTGCTAACAACACTGGAGCT acagCAGAACGTTGAGGCCCTATTGAAGAACATGTTTGAAGGGGAAAAGAGTGAAGTGTGCATTGTTAACGGAACTCAAGTTTTACTCGCACTGTTGGAAACTCGTAGACCAGG TGTTGAGCAGGTGATTGACCCATGCTCTCAGGGATCGGAAAAGTCTTACACTGTAAACAACAGCATTCTAATGGGCATCCAGCCACATCTAAAGAACTTCCAACACCTTCTGTTAAACCCACCCAAG AAATGTGTGATGTTGACCACGATGGGCGTTTTGGAGGAGCCGTTTGGCAACGCTCGACTGCATGCAGCCAGACTGATGGCTGCTCTTCTGTACACCAGAGCTCCCAGAATCCACCTCGAGCTCTGCCAACTGAACATGATCAACCTGCTGCTG gatttgttttttaaattctcCTGGAATAATTTCCTACACATCCAAGTAGAGCACTGCGTCTCTGCCATCCTTAACCAGACGACACTGAATGGAAAAACACACGACAGTCCAGATCAGATTCAGCTGGAAACACAAGATACACAAAACTCAGACAAATCTGACATGTTCACACGCTGCGACGTGATAAAGCAT ctgctGAAGGACTGCAGGCTGGTTCAGAGGATTTTGGATGCTTGGgaggaaaatgacaaaataca GGAAGCTGGAGGCATGAGAAAAGGTTATATGGGTCATCTGACCAGGATTGCCAACATAGTGGTGCAGAATGCAGAGAGAGAACAGGAACAGACCCAAATCGCAGAGCTAATAAAAG AGCTACCAGAGGACTATAAAGCACATTGGGAGCAGTTTGTGAATGAAACGCTAACCGAAACTAACAAGAAGAACACAGCAGACTTG GTGTTCTCAGATTATCAGATCCAGCAGATGACGGCGAACTTTGTTGATCAGTTTGGACTGAATGATGATGAATTCGGAGACCATGACGGCAGCATCAG CGCCACATTTGATCGAATCACAGAGATCAAATTTAACCTAGTGGATGAGGGG GCGAGCTCTGCCATCTTCGAGACTCGCACGAAGGAGCGAATCCGGCCATTTGATGACGCCGAGGAAGAGGAAGATATTTGGGAGGATAAAGAAATCAACTATGCAACACAAGTGAAAGCCAGAAGCAG GTTCGGACTGGTGACAAACGCCCAGAAGAGCGAGGCGGACGGCGGCCCTCGCAGACGTCTGGGGTCACCCGACATGGAGTGGTTTCCGGAGACCAAACAATCTCAAGAAAACGCCAAGAACCAGGAAATGGACAAGCAGTCCAGCGATCTGCAAA GTCCTGGCTGGATTGCGAGTTTTGAAGATGACTTTAGCTGTCGGGATTTCGCGAGTATCGCCATGGATACGGGCTCCAGCGTGTGGGGGAGCTCTACCACTCAGCTCAGCGAGACGGAGGAGAAGGGATGGGCCACCTTCACAGACTTCCAGCCCTTCTGCTG TTCAGATGCAGGACCCAGATGCAGTTCGCCCGTGGACTCGGAAAATCCAAACAAACCCAGCCAAAATGAAGAAA TTAAAGGCTCGTCAgcgtgtgtgtggagtgtgtgtgggGCGAGGAAGGCTCCGCTGGTGGCGTCTGACAGCAGCTCCAGTGGGTCAGAcagcgaggaagaggaggaccGGACCAACATCATCACAGAGAGCGTCGCCACAGCCAATGCCAGGGACGGCGTTAAACTCAGTGTAGACGCAAAAAATGAGAAGGCAGTCTTCATCAG AAAGAACAACAGTCTACATATAGTCCCATCTGCTGAGGTCAAACCTTACCTGAAGGATCACTTCCTGTCCAGACGCGTCACTGATCTTGACCTCCTGACCCTCTCTGCCCTGCCACACGGCCTCGACCAGCAGGAGTGGATAGCAACAAACA CGGTGTCGTTTTTCCAGCACACAACCCTCTTCTTCAGCGCTCTGTCTGATTGTTGCTCAATGACCACGTGTCCGGCCAAGAACTCAGGAAACAT TATTTATGAATGGACGGACGATCAAGGGAAGAAACTGAAGTGTTCAGCTCCGATATACATCGACTACGCCTTGTCCTACATTCAGGAGATACTCACAGATGAGCGTGTGTTTCCCACCAAGGCTG gttcAGCGTTCCCTTCTGGATTCATGTTCCTGATTCAAAAGATCTTTGCGATGCTCTTCCGCACGCTGGCTCACCTGTTCAGCGTTCACTACCAGGAAGCCATCGCCGTGGAGATACACCCGCATCTCAACACGCTCTTCACACACTTCATCACCTTCAGCCACATGTTCAGACTGCTGGAGCCTTCGGAGACGGCACCGATCGACGAGCTCATCGCCGTGCTCACACACTGA